A genomic stretch from Malus domestica chromosome 15, GDT2T_hap1 includes:
- the LOC103446504 gene encoding putative 12-oxophytodienoate reductase 11 isoform X2, whose product MANQTQVGGPISPLLTPYKLGNFNLSHRVVLAPMGRQRSYGHVPRPHAILYYSQRTSNGGLLITEATGVSDTAQGYTDTPGIWTKEQVEAWKPIVDAVHAKGGIFFCQILHVGRVSNTGFQPNGQAPISSTEKRVPLNGIDVSEFTPPRRLRTDEIPQIVNDFRLAARNAMEAGFDGVEIHGAHGYLIDQFTKDQVNDRTDQYGGSTENRCRFALEIVETVANEIGADKVGIRLSPFANYMGSGDSDPEALGLYLANSLNKYGIVYCHMVEPRMKTIGEKSDCPQSLVPMRKAFNGTFIAAGGYDKEEGNNGVAEGRADLIAYGRIFLANPDLPKRFELNAPLNKYNRETFYAFEPLIGYTDYPFLETTP is encoded by the exons ATGGCTAATCAAACTCAAGTAGGTGGTCCCATAAGCCCTCTCCTTACCCCATACAAACTTGGAAACTTCAATCTTTCTCATAG AGTTGTCTTAGCACCAATGGGTAGACAAAGATCATACGGACATGTTCCTCGGCCGCATGCGATCTTATATTACTCCCAGAGAACATCTAACGGGGGTCTTCTCATAACTGAAGCCACTGGAGTTTCTGACACAGCTCAAGG GTACACAGATACTCCCGGTATATGGACAAAGGAGCAAGTTGAAGCATGGAAACCCATTGTTGATGCTGTTCATGCTAAAGGCGGCATCTTCTTCTGTCAGATTTTGCATGTAGGGAGGGTTTCAAATACCG GATTTCAGCCAAATGGGCAAGCTCCAATCTCTTCTACTGAGAAGCGGGTACCATTAAATGGCATTGATGTTTCTGAATTCACGCCTCCAAGACGATTAAGGACAGATGAAATTCCACAAATTGTCAATGATTTTAGACTTGCTGCAAGGAATGCAATGGAAGCTG GCTTTGATGGAGTGGAAATTCATGGGGCCCATGGATACCTTATTGATCAGTTTACGAAAGATCAAGTGAATGATAGAACAGACCAATATGGCGGATCTACGGAGAATCGTTGTCGATTTGCTCTGGAAATTGTTGAAACTGTTGCTAACGAGATAGGAGCGGATAAAGTTGGAATTAGATTATCTCCATTTGCCAACTATATGGGATCAGGGGATTCAGACCCTGAAGCGTTGGGCCTTTATCTGGCCAATTCATTGAACAAGTACGGGATTGTGTACTGCCATATGGTTGAGCCGAGGATGAAGACAATTGGAGAAAAGAGTGATTGCCCCCAGAGTCTTGTACCCATGAGAAAGGCTTTTAATGGTACCTTCATTGCTGCTGGTGGTTATGACAAGGAAGAAGGGAACAATGGCGTGGCCGAGGGCCGTGCAGATCTTATTGCTTATGGCCGTATTTTCTTGGCGAATCCGGATTTGCCAAAGAGATTTGAGCTTAATGCTCCTCTAAACAAGTACAACAGAGAGACATTCTACGCGTTTGAACCGCTTATTGGCTACACTGATTATCCGTTCCTTGAAACCACTCCTTAG
- the LOC103446504 gene encoding putative 12-oxophytodienoate reductase 11 isoform X3 — MGRQRSYGHVPRPHAILYYSQRTSNGGLLITEATGVSDTAQGYTDTPGIWTKEQVEAWKPIVDAVHAKGGIFFCQILHVGRVSNTGFQPNGQAPISSTEKRVPLNGIDVSEFTPPRRLRTDEIPQIVNDFRLAARNAMEAGFDGVEIHGAHGYLIDQFTKDQVNDRTDQYGGSTENRCRFALEIVETVANEIGADKVGIRLSPFANYMGSGDSDPEALGLYLANSLNKYGIVYCHMVEPRMKTIGEKSDCPQSLVPMRKAFNGTFIAAGGYDKEEGNNGVAEGRADLIAYGRIFLANPDLPKRFELNAPLNKYNRETFYAFEPLIGYTDYPFLETTP; from the exons ATGGGTAGACAAAGATCATACGGACATGTTCCTCGGCCGCATGCGATCTTATATTACTCCCAGAGAACATCTAACGGGGGTCTTCTCATAACTGAAGCCACTGGAGTTTCTGACACAGCTCAAGG GTACACAGATACTCCCGGTATATGGACAAAGGAGCAAGTTGAAGCATGGAAACCCATTGTTGATGCTGTTCATGCTAAAGGCGGCATCTTCTTCTGTCAGATTTTGCATGTAGGGAGGGTTTCAAATACCG GATTTCAGCCAAATGGGCAAGCTCCAATCTCTTCTACTGAGAAGCGGGTACCATTAAATGGCATTGATGTTTCTGAATTCACGCCTCCAAGACGATTAAGGACAGATGAAATTCCACAAATTGTCAATGATTTTAGACTTGCTGCAAGGAATGCAATGGAAGCTG GCTTTGATGGAGTGGAAATTCATGGGGCCCATGGATACCTTATTGATCAGTTTACGAAAGATCAAGTGAATGATAGAACAGACCAATATGGCGGATCTACGGAGAATCGTTGTCGATTTGCTCTGGAAATTGTTGAAACTGTTGCTAACGAGATAGGAGCGGATAAAGTTGGAATTAGATTATCTCCATTTGCCAACTATATGGGATCAGGGGATTCAGACCCTGAAGCGTTGGGCCTTTATCTGGCCAATTCATTGAACAAGTACGGGATTGTGTACTGCCATATGGTTGAGCCGAGGATGAAGACAATTGGAGAAAAGAGTGATTGCCCCCAGAGTCTTGTACCCATGAGAAAGGCTTTTAATGGTACCTTCATTGCTGCTGGTGGTTATGACAAGGAAGAAGGGAACAATGGCGTGGCCGAGGGCCGTGCAGATCTTATTGCTTATGGCCGTATTTTCTTGGCGAATCCGGATTTGCCAAAGAGATTTGAGCTTAATGCTCCTCTAAACAAGTACAACAGAGAGACATTCTACGCGTTTGAACCGCTTATTGGCTACACTGATTATCCGTTCCTTGAAACCACTCCTTAG
- the LOC103422414 gene encoding putative 12-oxophytodienoate reductase 11 has protein sequence MATTNQTQVGGPTSPLLDPYKLGNFNLSHRVVLAPLTRQRSYGNVPQPHAVLYYSQRTSNGGLLITEATGVSDTAQGYPDTPGIWTKEQVEAWKPIVDAVHAKGGIFFCQIWHVGRVSNTGSQPNGQAPISSTDKSLTSETPSNGVYVIEFSPPRRLRTDEVPQIVNDFRLAARNAMEAGFDGVEIHGAHGYLIDQFLKDQVNDRTDQYGGSVENRCRFALEIVEAVANEIGADKVGIRLSPFADFMDSGDSNPKELGLCMANSLNKYGILYCHMVEPRMKIGAEKSDYPQGLAPVRKAFNGTFIAAGGYDKEDGNNALAEGRADLIAYGRIFLANPDLPKRFELTAPLNKYNRETFYTSDPVVGYTDYPFLEATT, from the exons ATGGCTACCACTAATCAAACTCAAGTAGGTGGTCCCACAAGCCCTCTCCTTGATCCGTACAAACTTGGAAACTTCAATCTTTCTCATAG AGTTGTCTTAGCACCATTGACTAGACAAAGATCATACGGAAATGTTCCTCAGCCACATGCCGTGTTATATTACTCTCAGAGAACATCTAACGGGGGTCTTCTCATAACTGAAGCTACTGGAGTTTCTGACACAGCTCAAGG GTACCCAGATACTCCCGGTATATGGACAAAGGAGCAAGTTGAAGCATGGAAACCCATTGTTGACGCTGTTCATGCTAAAGGAGGCATCTTCTTCTGTCAGATTTGGCATGTTGGGAGGGTTTCAAATACCG GATCTCAGCCAAATGGGCAAGCTCCAATCTCTTCTACTGACAAGTCACTAACCTCAGAAACACCATCTAATGGCGTTTATGTTATTGAATTTTCTCCTCCTAGGCGATTGAGGACAGATGAAGTCCCACAAATAGTCAATGATTTCAGACTTGCTGCAAGGAATGCTATGGAAGCCG GCTTTGATGGAGTGGAAATTCATGGGGCCCATGGCTACCTTATTGATCAGTTTCTGAAAGATCAAGTGAATGACCGAACAGACCAATATGGCGGATCTGTGGAGAATCGTTGTCGATTTGCTCTGGAAATTGTTGAAGCTGTCGCTAACGAAATAGGAGCAGATAAAGTTGGAATTAGATTATCTCCATTTGCCGACTTTATGGACTCAGGGGATTCAAATCCAAAAGAATTGGGCCTCTGTATGGCCAATTCATTGAACAAATATGGGATCCTGTACTGCCACATGGTTGAGCCGAGGATGAAGATAGGTGCAGAAAAGAGTGACTATCCCCAGGGTCTTGCACCAGTGAGAAAGGCTTTTAATGGTACCTTCATTGCTGCTGGTGGTTACGACAAGGAAGATGGGAACAATGCTCTGGCTGAGGGCCGTGCAGATCTTATTGCTTATGGCCGTATTTTCCTGGCGAATCCGGATTTGCCAAAGAGATTTGAGCTTACTGCTCCTCTGAACAAGTACAACAGAGAGACATTCTACACATCTGATCCCGTCGTTGGTTACACTGATTATCCATTTCTTGAGGCCACTACTTAA
- the LOC103446504 gene encoding putative 12-oxophytodienoate reductase 11 isoform X1 codes for MATTNQAQVGGPTSPLLAPYKLGNFNLSHRVVLAPMGRQRSYGHVPRPHAILYYSQRTSNGGLLITEATGVSDTAQGYTDTPGIWTKEQVEAWKPIVDAVHAKGGIFFCQILHVGRVSNTGFQPNGQAPISSTEKRVPLNGIDVSEFTPPRRLRTDEIPQIVNDFRLAARNAMEAGFDGVEIHGAHGYLIDQFTKDQVNDRTDQYGGSTENRCRFALEIVETVANEIGADKVGIRLSPFANYMGSGDSDPEALGLYLANSLNKYGIVYCHMVEPRMKTIGEKSDCPQSLVPMRKAFNGTFIAAGGYDKEEGNNGVAEGRADLIAYGRIFLANPDLPKRFELNAPLNKYNRETFYAFEPLIGYTDYPFLETTP; via the exons AGTTGTCTTAGCACCAATGGGTAGACAAAGATCATACGGACATGTTCCTCGGCCGCATGCGATCTTATATTACTCCCAGAGAACATCTAACGGGGGTCTTCTCATAACTGAAGCCACTGGAGTTTCTGACACAGCTCAAGG GTACACAGATACTCCCGGTATATGGACAAAGGAGCAAGTTGAAGCATGGAAACCCATTGTTGATGCTGTTCATGCTAAAGGCGGCATCTTCTTCTGTCAGATTTTGCATGTAGGGAGGGTTTCAAATACCG GATTTCAGCCAAATGGGCAAGCTCCAATCTCTTCTACTGAGAAGCGGGTACCATTAAATGGCATTGATGTTTCTGAATTCACGCCTCCAAGACGATTAAGGACAGATGAAATTCCACAAATTGTCAATGATTTTAGACTTGCTGCAAGGAATGCAATGGAAGCTG GCTTTGATGGAGTGGAAATTCATGGGGCCCATGGATACCTTATTGATCAGTTTACGAAAGATCAAGTGAATGATAGAACAGACCAATATGGCGGATCTACGGAGAATCGTTGTCGATTTGCTCTGGAAATTGTTGAAACTGTTGCTAACGAGATAGGAGCGGATAAAGTTGGAATTAGATTATCTCCATTTGCCAACTATATGGGATCAGGGGATTCAGACCCTGAAGCGTTGGGCCTTTATCTGGCCAATTCATTGAACAAGTACGGGATTGTGTACTGCCATATGGTTGAGCCGAGGATGAAGACAATTGGAGAAAAGAGTGATTGCCCCCAGAGTCTTGTACCCATGAGAAAGGCTTTTAATGGTACCTTCATTGCTGCTGGTGGTTATGACAAGGAAGAAGGGAACAATGGCGTGGCCGAGGGCCGTGCAGATCTTATTGCTTATGGCCGTATTTTCTTGGCGAATCCGGATTTGCCAAAGAGATTTGAGCTTAATGCTCCTCTAAACAAGTACAACAGAGAGACATTCTACGCGTTTGAACCGCTTATTGGCTACACTGATTATCCGTTCCTTGAAACCACTCCTTAG